In a single window of the Micromonospora sp. WMMD1155 genome:
- a CDS encoding FAD:protein FMN transferase has translation MGTAITVDLADDLPPARAGELADDVFAWMREVDARFSTYQPDSEVCRFDRGEVLLSEASADLRFVLETCADLWGVTDGFFDAYATGRLDPSGFVKGWAAQVASDRLLAAGAANHCVNAGGDVRVRGMSPSGEPWRIGIRHPWDAMATCLVLTGTDLAVATSGVYERGRHVLDPRRGAPAGGLRSVTVVGTDLGVADAYATAALAMGTAGRGWLDRLDDHTHAVVTDDARHYYSADIPLTD, from the coding sequence ATGGGTACGGCGATCACGGTGGACCTCGCCGACGACCTGCCACCGGCACGGGCGGGTGAGCTGGCGGACGACGTCTTCGCCTGGATGCGCGAGGTGGACGCCCGCTTCAGCACGTACCAGCCGGACAGCGAGGTGTGCCGCTTCGACCGGGGTGAGGTGCTGCTCTCCGAGGCGTCGGCGGACCTGCGGTTCGTGCTGGAGACCTGCGCCGACCTGTGGGGCGTCACCGACGGGTTCTTCGACGCGTACGCCACCGGGCGGCTCGACCCGTCCGGTTTCGTGAAGGGCTGGGCAGCGCAGGTCGCCTCGGACCGGCTGCTCGCCGCCGGTGCCGCGAACCACTGCGTGAACGCCGGCGGCGACGTGCGCGTACGCGGGATGTCGCCCTCCGGGGAGCCGTGGCGGATCGGCATCCGGCACCCGTGGGACGCGATGGCGACCTGCCTGGTGCTCACCGGGACCGATCTGGCCGTGGCCACCTCCGGGGTCTACGAGCGGGGTCGGCACGTGCTGGACCCGCGCCGGGGCGCGCCGGCCGGCGGGCTTCGCTCGGTGACCGTCGTCGGCACCGACCTCGGGGTTGCCGACGCGTACGCCACCGCCGCCCTGGCCATGGGAACCGCCGGTCGCGGCTGGCTGGATCGCCTGGACGACCACACCCACGCCGTCGTCACCGACGACGCCCGCCACTACTACTCCGCCGACATCCCGCTGACCGACTAG
- a CDS encoding FMN-binding protein, with translation MRRAFLAITGLAASTTALVVFKGSPATNQVAQNLPTVQPVDPTGQVVDPGADPNAPGTDPADGAATPSRSADAPVSPKPGKTTARPSATKTTKAPSAPRTTKPPQSTNRRVTGAGFDNEYGYVQVQIVVSGNRIVEAVALSLPSGGESDIHSSDVSNAYDGTGGEVVRKQNANLNTVSGATETSNSYKQSLRSAIEQAF, from the coding sequence ATGCGTCGCGCGTTCCTCGCGATCACCGGCCTGGCCGCCAGCACCACCGCGCTGGTCGTCTTCAAGGGCTCCCCGGCCACCAACCAGGTCGCCCAGAACCTGCCGACCGTCCAACCGGTCGACCCCACCGGGCAGGTCGTCGACCCGGGCGCCGACCCGAACGCGCCGGGCACCGACCCGGCGGACGGCGCGGCGACGCCGTCCAGGAGCGCCGACGCGCCGGTGTCGCCCAAGCCCGGCAAGACCACCGCCCGCCCGTCGGCCACCAAGACCACCAAGGCCCCGAGCGCGCCACGCACCACCAAGCCACCCCAGTCGACCAACCGCCGGGTCACCGGAGCCGGCTTCGACAACGAGTACGGGTACGTGCAGGTGCAGATCGTGGTCTCCGGCAACCGGATCGTCGAGGCCGTCGCGTTATCGCTGCCCAGCGGCGGCGAATCCGACATCCACAGCAGCGACGTCAGCAACGCGTACGACGGCACCGGCGGGGAGGTGGTGCGGAAGCAGAACGCCAACCTCAACACCGTCTCCGGTGCCACCGAGACCAGCAACTCCTACAAGCAGTCGCTGCGGTCCGCCATCGAGCAGGCGTTCTGA
- a CDS encoding SWIM zinc finger family protein encodes MSEPGTDRFADYGRPRRVDGGLRARSARGAIGRSWWSRRFLEVLESFALGTRLTRGRSYARAGQVLTLDIAPGRVSAVVQGSRPKPYQVSIALRPFPAALWSRIEEELAGQAFFSARLLAGDLPDELEELFGAAGAPLFPAAVDELTQRCNCPDFAVPCKHLAATFYLLAEAFDADPFELLHWRGRSRAELLDELRARRVQATGAVALPEAVDPPSESDGGPSTVAPVGAARALVGLSTTPLPEAVDRFWLPPVPLPDQPPRLVTAPDLLLRQLGAPAPAIGGPGMLERLRRAYRAFGPDGR; translated from the coding sequence GTGAGCGAGCCCGGCACCGACCGGTTCGCCGACTACGGGCGCCCCCGCCGCGTCGACGGGGGTCTGCGGGCGCGCAGCGCGCGGGGTGCCATCGGGCGCTCCTGGTGGTCCCGGCGTTTCCTGGAGGTGCTGGAGTCGTTCGCGCTGGGCACCCGGTTGACCCGAGGTCGTTCCTACGCACGTGCCGGCCAGGTGCTGACGCTCGACATCGCACCCGGCCGGGTCAGCGCCGTGGTGCAGGGCTCCCGCCCGAAGCCGTACCAGGTGTCCATCGCACTGCGGCCGTTCCCGGCCGCGCTCTGGTCCCGGATCGAGGAGGAGTTGGCCGGGCAGGCGTTCTTCAGCGCCCGACTGCTCGCCGGAGACCTCCCCGACGAGCTGGAGGAGTTGTTCGGCGCCGCCGGGGCGCCGCTGTTCCCGGCCGCTGTGGACGAGCTGACCCAACGCTGCAACTGCCCCGACTTCGCCGTCCCGTGCAAACACCTGGCGGCGACGTTCTACCTGCTGGCCGAGGCGTTCGACGCGGACCCGTTCGAGTTGCTGCACTGGCGTGGTCGGTCCCGTGCGGAGCTGCTGGACGAGCTGCGCGCCCGGCGGGTGCAGGCCACCGGCGCCGTCGCGCTGCCCGAGGCGGTGGACCCACCGTCCGAATCGGACGGTGGCCCGTCGACCGTGGCGCCGGTCGGCGCGGCCCGCGCGCTCGTCGGACTGTCGACGACTCCGCTACCGGAGGCGGTGGACCGGTTCTGGCTGCCGCCGGTGCCGTTGCCGGACCAGCCGCCTCGACTGGTGACCGCCCCCGACCTGCTGCTCCGCCAGCTCGGCGCGCCGGCACCCGCCATCGGGGGCCCCGGAATGCTCGAACGGTTGCGCCGCGCGTACCGGGCGTTCGGCCCGGACGGCAGGTGA
- a CDS encoding DEAD/DEAH box helicase, translated as MLVIHGLWSPGDGSTGSLAVWAEDSTAPIPAPRSGRPARDRPHPFAAGHVDLAAVLADAAEPTRPDTALLTLPTRAGAPTDSPELIRATVAPATRGRLTLAGWRVPVLVYAPDDALSLLRALDDLPAVPGATLRHLAELADFAADLVTRGRVLPGVSATSASPTPATVSPPSTTAPPVPSASIPAAGASSGGAAQVSARAVWRPLLTGTDAAWARSLALALPPAARAAVVRPDVAAAPPHPAPALPSTPTTASPAATGPAAVDLPGAARVAGGAGGRELTAAEVVADALDALTDAAARAALATTTLSRGLRPGGPAPAWLAALTGPQRDFTVDATALATLRDELNVWQRDAAGGPVRASFRLVEPAPDEVTEPILATRPAPGDIVPASVESSGAARWRLEFGLQAADEPGLHVDAGQVWRAPQTLGGLTGRTGNPQETLLAELGRASRLWPDLDAALRTAAPEVMQLDVEGAHRFLSEGAPVLHAAGFGVLLPSWWQRPSARLGARLRARSRTAPGTVSGADAGVGLDALVDYRWEIALGDQPLSAEELAELAELKTPLVRLRGRWVELDPGRLAAGLRLLRSSGELTVADLLRLGLADGEATGALPVLEVTADGALGDLLAGAVERRLTPLEPPPSFQGTLRPYQQRGLAWLAFLRSLGLGGVLADDMGLGKTVQLLALLAGDPPDAGPTLLVCPMSLVGNWQREAARFTPTLRVHVHHGAERARGAEFTAAAHGADLVLTTYSVAARDAADLAGIDWHRVVVDEAQAIKNASTRQAEAVRALPARQRVAVTGTPVENRLADLWSIMQFVNPGLLGPAATFRKRFAEPIERNGDAEAAERLRRITGPFVLRRLKTDSSIISDLPEKLEMEVLCNLTAEQAALYRVVVDDMLARIESSDGIERRGLVLATMTRLKQVCNHPAQLLRDGSALEGRSGKLARLTEILEEVLAAGEKALLFTQYAEFGAMLRGHLSARFGREVLFLHGGLGKAERDAMVQRFQSAEGPALFVLSLKAGGTGLTLTAANHVVHVDRWWNPAVEDQATDRAFRIGQRRRVQVRKFVCAGTVEEKVAAMINDKRALAERVVGTGEQWITELSTGQLRELFALEAGAVVE; from the coding sequence GTGCTGGTCATCCACGGGCTGTGGTCGCCCGGCGACGGCTCGACCGGCAGCCTCGCCGTGTGGGCCGAGGACAGCACCGCCCCGATTCCCGCTCCGCGCTCGGGCCGACCAGCCCGGGACCGCCCACACCCGTTCGCCGCCGGGCACGTTGACCTGGCCGCCGTCCTCGCCGACGCCGCCGAGCCGACCCGGCCGGACACCGCGCTGCTCACCCTGCCCACCCGGGCGGGCGCGCCGACCGACTCACCCGAACTGATCCGGGCCACCGTCGCACCCGCGACCCGCGGGCGGCTCACCCTCGCCGGGTGGCGCGTTCCCGTCCTGGTGTACGCCCCAGACGACGCGCTGTCGCTGCTACGCGCCCTGGACGACCTCCCGGCGGTGCCCGGGGCAACCCTGCGTCACCTCGCCGAGCTGGCAGACTTCGCCGCCGACCTGGTGACCCGTGGCCGCGTCCTGCCCGGCGTCAGCGCGACGTCGGCGAGCCCTACCCCGGCGACCGTCTCGCCGCCGAGCACCACCGCGCCGCCTGTCCCGTCCGCGAGCATCCCGGCGGCAGGGGCTTCGTCGGGCGGTGCCGCGCAGGTGTCGGCGCGGGCGGTCTGGCGTCCGCTGCTGACCGGCACCGACGCCGCGTGGGCGCGATCGTTGGCGCTGGCCCTACCACCCGCCGCCCGGGCCGCCGTCGTGCGGCCCGACGTCGCCGCCGCCCCGCCGCACCCCGCCCCCGCTCTGCCCTCCACCCCGACCACCGCGAGCCCGGCTGCCACGGGCCCCGCCGCCGTCGACCTGCCCGGCGCTGCCAGGGTGGCCGGTGGTGCGGGCGGGCGTGAGCTGACGGCGGCCGAGGTGGTAGCGGATGCGCTCGACGCGCTGACCGACGCCGCCGCGCGGGCCGCGCTGGCGACCACCACGCTGTCCCGGGGGCTGCGGCCGGGTGGTCCGGCACCGGCCTGGCTGGCGGCGCTCACCGGTCCGCAGCGAGATTTCACAGTCGACGCCACGGCGTTGGCCACCCTCCGCGACGAGCTGAACGTCTGGCAGCGGGACGCCGCCGGCGGCCCGGTGCGGGCCAGTTTCCGGCTGGTGGAGCCGGCTCCGGACGAGGTCACCGAGCCGATCCTGGCCACCCGCCCGGCACCGGGAGACATCGTGCCGGCATCGGTCGAGTCCTCCGGCGCTGCGCGGTGGCGGTTGGAGTTCGGGTTGCAGGCGGCCGACGAGCCCGGCCTGCACGTCGACGCCGGCCAGGTCTGGCGGGCACCGCAGACCCTCGGCGGCCTGACCGGGCGTACGGGCAACCCGCAGGAGACACTGCTCGCCGAGTTGGGGCGGGCCAGTCGGCTCTGGCCGGACCTGGACGCGGCACTGCGTACCGCCGCTCCGGAGGTGATGCAGCTCGACGTCGAGGGGGCGCACCGGTTCCTCAGCGAGGGCGCACCGGTGCTGCACGCGGCCGGGTTCGGGGTGCTGCTGCCGTCCTGGTGGCAGCGCCCGTCGGCGCGGCTCGGCGCCCGCCTGCGCGCCCGCAGCCGTACCGCGCCCGGCACGGTGAGTGGCGCCGACGCCGGTGTCGGCCTGGACGCCCTGGTGGACTACCGCTGGGAGATCGCCCTCGGCGACCAGCCGCTGTCCGCCGAGGAGTTGGCGGAGTTGGCCGAGCTGAAGACCCCGCTGGTGCGGTTGCGTGGCCGGTGGGTGGAGCTGGACCCGGGGCGGCTCGCCGCCGGTCTGCGCCTGCTCCGGTCCTCCGGTGAGTTGACGGTCGCCGACCTGCTCCGCCTCGGGCTGGCCGACGGCGAGGCCACCGGCGCGCTACCGGTGTTGGAGGTGACCGCCGACGGGGCGCTGGGTGACCTGCTCGCCGGTGCGGTCGAGCGGCGGCTCACCCCGCTGGAGCCGCCGCCGAGCTTCCAGGGGACGCTGCGGCCGTACCAGCAGCGGGGTTTGGCGTGGTTGGCGTTCCTGCGCTCGCTCGGGTTGGGCGGCGTGCTCGCCGACGACATGGGGTTGGGCAAGACGGTGCAGCTGCTCGCGTTGCTCGCCGGGGACCCACCGGACGCCGGGCCGACCCTGCTGGTCTGTCCGATGTCGCTGGTCGGCAACTGGCAGCGGGAGGCGGCCCGGTTCACGCCGACGCTGCGGGTGCACGTACACCATGGGGCGGAGCGGGCGCGGGGGGCGGAGTTCACCGCGGCCGCGCACGGCGCGGACCTGGTCCTCACCACCTACTCGGTGGCCGCCCGCGACGCCGCCGACTTGGCCGGCATCGACTGGCACCGGGTGGTCGTGGACGAGGCGCAGGCGATCAAGAACGCGTCGACCCGGCAGGCCGAGGCGGTCCGTGCGTTGCCCGCGCGGCAGCGGGTGGCGGTGACCGGTACGCCGGTGGAGAACCGGCTCGCCGACCTCTGGTCGATCATGCAGTTCGTCAACCCGGGCCTGCTCGGGCCGGCGGCGACGTTCCGTAAGAGGTTCGCCGAGCCGATCGAACGCAACGGCGACGCCGAGGCGGCCGAGCGGCTGCGCCGGATCACCGGCCCGTTCGTGTTGCGTCGACTCAAGACCGACTCGTCGATCATCTCGGACCTGCCGGAGAAGTTGGAGATGGAGGTGCTCTGCAACCTCACCGCCGAGCAGGCAGCGCTCTACCGGGTGGTGGTCGACGACATGCTCGCCCGGATCGAGAGCAGCGACGGCATCGAGCGACGCGGTCTGGTGCTGGCCACCATGACCCGGCTCAAGCAGGTCTGCAACCACCCGGCCCAGTTGCTGCGCGACGGTTCGGCGTTGGAGGGGCGCTCCGGCAAGCTGGCCCGGCTGACCGAGATCCTGGAGGAGGTGCTTGCGGCGGGGGAGAAGGCGCTGCTGTTCACCCAGTACGCCGAGTTCGGCGCGATGTTGCGCGGTCACCTGTCGGCTCGGTTCGGCCGGGAGGTGCTGTTCCTGCACGGCGGGCTCGGGAAGGCCGAGCGGGACGCCATGGTGCAGCGTTTCCAGTCGGCGGAGGGCCCGGCGCTGTTCGTCCTCTCCCTGAAGGCCGGCGGCACCGGCCTCACCTTGACCGCGGCCAACCACGTGGTGCACGTGGACCGGTGGTGGAACCCGGCGGTGGAGGACCAGGCCACCGACCGGGCGTTCCGGATCGGGCAGCGCCGTCGGGTGCAGGTCCGCAAGTTCGTCTGCGCGGGCACCGTGGAGGAGAAGGTCGCCGCGATGATCAACGACAAGCGCGCCCTCGCCGAGCGGGTCGTGGGCACCGGCGAGCAGTGGATCACCGAGCTGTCCACCGGCCAGTTGCGGGAGTTGTTCGCCCTGGAGGCCGGGGCGGTGGTGGAGTGA
- a CDS encoding DUF3040 domain-containing protein, translating to MLSKEDQRRFDQITRQLRESDPAFFKRLDHRVRARRGRYLMLLTIVLWASLPAIAVFAGRLTGAICAVVLVANAAIMWRFRRRWT from the coding sequence ATGCTCAGCAAAGAGGATCAGCGCAGGTTCGACCAGATCACCCGTCAGCTCCGGGAGAGCGACCCGGCATTCTTCAAGCGGCTGGACCACCGGGTCCGGGCCCGCAGGGGCCGCTACCTGATGTTGTTGACCATCGTGCTGTGGGCGTCGCTGCCGGCGATAGCCGTGTTCGCCGGTCGGCTGACCGGTGCGATCTGCGCGGTGGTGCTGGTGGCGAACGCGGCCATCATGTGGCGGTTCCGCCGCCGCTGGACGTGA
- a CDS encoding DUF1800 family protein, which translates to MADQNVPPRQPRDDRGWDGRQHHNADGYGDPNASAPYGYDSPHPYQGGYPAPADPREQYGEGYAYAGQPAPRGPQWVGPEGLGHQVAARPGTGLPTLDDDESGPRVGRRKAMVALGGTAAVVAGGAALAMTPQLRGIFGDEVAGDATGSTVTDGTAARPSGQQPSTVRTYTEQNESYMGSRAGEALKKNAPAGGRILSGPAAAAAATEVTVKTVLAKDPILHLARRATFGPTPEVVADIKKQGIDAWVRAQLDPDKIAPSKAELKLAELPTQKLSVQQLRTQRDQLNEQGAQPEREMVDATIARQIWSKRQLFEVMVDFWNDFLHVAADFDGGEVYRNSFDQDVVRKHALGSYPEMLIAANKHPALLIYLNQKDSRKDAINENLARENLELYSVGVDGGYKEPDVRQAAMLQTGRGIDKDGKYVFRPEQHYVGKVKILGFTHANNSSDPKKADAAIDAYITYIALHPSTAKYVAQSLATRFVSDTPPKSLVDRLAKVYTSNNGLIKPVLMAMFCSTEFWAAVGQKVRRPMEYLVATYRTLGVSPEASPKHNNGDNKRTPYARGLRQIHDKLRELGQFPMGHPTPDGYPDVYVAWTSAGTMVNGWNEAGEILAGYRTTFTYTAPEKLVAKPPATAGAYVDALSMRLVGQKLSTREKNLILGVAGVAATAKVDATFNGAITAVARAILASPQHHLR; encoded by the coding sequence ATGGCCGACCAGAATGTGCCACCACGTCAACCGCGGGACGACCGCGGTTGGGACGGACGCCAGCACCACAACGCGGACGGCTACGGCGACCCCAACGCGTCCGCGCCCTACGGGTACGACTCGCCCCACCCCTACCAGGGCGGCTACCCCGCACCGGCCGACCCCCGTGAGCAGTACGGCGAGGGTTACGCGTACGCCGGGCAGCCCGCCCCGCGCGGGCCGCAGTGGGTCGGCCCGGAAGGGCTCGGTCACCAGGTAGCGGCGCGGCCCGGCACCGGACTGCCCACTCTGGACGACGACGAGTCGGGCCCCAGGGTCGGCCGGCGCAAGGCGATGGTGGCCCTCGGCGGCACCGCCGCCGTCGTCGCCGGTGGCGCGGCGCTCGCCATGACCCCGCAGCTCCGCGGCATCTTCGGTGACGAGGTGGCCGGTGACGCCACCGGCAGCACGGTCACCGACGGCACCGCCGCACGGCCCAGTGGCCAGCAGCCCAGCACGGTGCGTACCTACACCGAGCAGAACGAGAGCTACATGGGCTCCCGGGCCGGTGAGGCGCTGAAGAAGAACGCGCCGGCCGGTGGACGGATCCTCTCCGGCCCGGCCGCCGCCGCCGCGGCGACCGAGGTGACGGTGAAGACGGTGCTGGCCAAGGACCCGATCCTGCACCTGGCCCGCCGGGCCACCTTCGGGCCCACCCCCGAGGTCGTCGCCGACATCAAGAAGCAGGGCATCGACGCCTGGGTCCGCGCCCAGTTGGACCCGGACAAGATCGCGCCGAGCAAGGCCGAGCTGAAGCTCGCCGAGCTGCCCACCCAGAAGCTCAGCGTGCAGCAGTTGCGGACCCAGCGGGACCAGCTCAACGAGCAGGGCGCCCAGCCGGAGCGGGAGATGGTCGACGCGACCATCGCCCGGCAGATCTGGTCGAAGCGCCAACTCTTCGAGGTGATGGTCGACTTCTGGAACGACTTCCTGCACGTGGCGGCCGACTTCGACGGTGGCGAGGTCTACCGCAACTCGTTCGACCAGGACGTCGTGCGTAAGCACGCGCTGGGCAGCTACCCGGAGATGCTGATCGCGGCGAACAAGCACCCCGCGCTGCTGATCTACCTGAACCAGAAGGACTCCCGCAAGGACGCGATCAACGAGAACCTCGCCCGGGAGAACCTCGAGCTGTACTCGGTCGGCGTCGACGGCGGCTACAAGGAGCCGGACGTCCGCCAGGCCGCCATGCTGCAGACCGGCCGTGGCATCGACAAGGACGGCAAGTACGTCTTCAGGCCCGAGCAGCACTACGTCGGCAAGGTGAAGATCCTCGGCTTCACCCACGCGAACAACTCGTCGGACCCGAAGAAGGCCGACGCGGCGATCGACGCGTACATCACCTACATCGCGCTGCACCCGTCGACGGCCAAGTACGTGGCGCAGAGCCTGGCGACCCGGTTCGTCTCGGACACTCCGCCGAAGTCCCTGGTGGACCGGCTGGCCAAGGTCTACACCTCCAACAACGGCCTGATCAAGCCGGTGCTGATGGCGATGTTCTGCTCCACCGAGTTCTGGGCCGCCGTGGGCCAGAAGGTGCGCCGCCCGATGGAGTACCTGGTCGCCACGTACCGCACCCTGGGCGTCTCGCCGGAGGCGTCGCCGAAGCACAACAACGGCGACAACAAGCGCACCCCGTACGCGCGGGGCCTGCGGCAGATCCACGACAAGCTGCGCGAGTTGGGCCAGTTCCCGATGGGACACCCCACCCCGGACGGCTACCCGGACGTCTACGTCGCCTGGACGTCGGCCGGCACCATGGTCAACGGCTGGAACGAGGCGGGCGAGATCCTCGCCGGCTACCGCACCACCTTCACGTACACGGCGCCGGAGAAGCTGGTCGCCAAGCCGCCGGCCACCGCCGGGGCGTACGTGGACGCGCTCTCGATGCGCCTGGTGGGCCAGAAGCTGAGCACCCGGGAGAAGAACCTGATCCTCGGTGTCGCCGGCGTCGCGGCCACCGCCAAGGTCGACGCCACGTTCAACGGGGCCATCACCGCCGTCGCGCGGGCGATCCTCGCTTCCCCCCAGCACCACCTCCGGTGA
- a CDS encoding DUF1501 domain-containing protein has translation MEKTVYNSFPLHPECPDVRRLADNPAEAMLRAEADIVAAENAAELDRYRTLENLEEAQQDGRGVTRRTFVAGAAATATALATAQFVTTSASFAATKTGTLIHVFLYGGLDGLSLVAPDNDPVLSKARPDLLLGNDSLALGRGFKLTSAFKPLEKWLTAGQLGFIPGVSDERLSRSHFQAADACNLGGLPNETGGRGWLDGLVDNLGKGTAFRSVGIGSTLPRSLVGNNGALSLNSVGSLRLNGDEKYRAATEKAIKGLFTGINHPVEEAVQEGMGALATAQKLAAKPYEPVEGVTYEGVGNAFKQLAQLIKGGANVRVATVGMGGYDTHENQGTSAGGQLHRRLNELAKAMAAFFTDLGPQAADVTIMVSSEFGRRVGSNTGGTDHGHGGVVTVLSGKKLAGSLLGTWNGLDKLDSGDVPEYNNMFNVYGAVAQGRFGLTNAEVQKVFPRQKYAPMKLYA, from the coding sequence ATGGAGAAGACTGTGTACAACTCTTTCCCCCTGCACCCCGAATGCCCCGACGTGCGGCGGCTGGCCGACAACCCGGCCGAGGCGATGCTGCGCGCGGAGGCGGACATCGTCGCCGCCGAGAACGCCGCCGAGCTGGACCGCTACCGCACTCTCGAGAACCTGGAGGAGGCCCAGCAGGACGGTCGCGGCGTCACCCGGCGGACCTTCGTCGCGGGTGCCGCGGCCACCGCCACCGCCCTGGCCACGGCCCAGTTCGTCACCACGTCGGCGTCGTTCGCGGCGACCAAGACCGGCACCCTGATCCACGTCTTCCTCTACGGCGGGCTGGACGGGCTGAGCCTGGTCGCACCGGACAACGACCCGGTGCTCAGCAAGGCCCGCCCCGACCTGCTGCTCGGCAACGACTCGTTGGCCCTGGGCCGCGGGTTCAAGCTGACCAGCGCGTTCAAGCCGCTGGAGAAGTGGCTCACCGCCGGCCAGCTCGGCTTCATCCCGGGCGTCTCGGACGAGCGGCTGTCGCGCAGCCACTTCCAGGCCGCGGACGCCTGCAACCTGGGCGGACTGCCCAACGAGACCGGTGGTCGGGGCTGGCTGGACGGTCTGGTCGACAACCTGGGCAAGGGCACCGCGTTCCGCAGCGTCGGCATCGGCAGCACGCTGCCCCGCTCGCTGGTCGGCAACAACGGCGCGTTGTCGCTGAACAGCGTCGGATCGTTGCGGCTCAACGGCGACGAGAAGTACCGGGCGGCCACCGAGAAGGCCATCAAGGGGCTCTTCACCGGGATCAACCACCCGGTCGAGGAGGCCGTGCAGGAGGGCATGGGCGCGCTGGCCACCGCCCAGAAGCTCGCCGCCAAGCCGTACGAGCCGGTCGAGGGCGTCACGTACGAGGGCGTCGGGAACGCGTTCAAGCAGCTCGCCCAGCTGATCAAGGGTGGCGCCAACGTCCGGGTCGCCACGGTCGGCATGGGTGGCTACGACACCCACGAGAACCAGGGCACCAGTGCGGGTGGCCAACTGCACCGCCGGTTGAACGAACTGGCCAAGGCCATGGCGGCCTTCTTCACCGACCTCGGTCCGCAGGCCGCCGACGTGACGATCATGGTGTCCAGCGAGTTCGGCCGCCGGGTCGGCTCCAACACCGGCGGCACCGACCACGGGCACGGTGGCGTGGTCACGGTGCTCTCCGGCAAGAAGCTGGCCGGCTCCCTGCTGGGCACCTGGAACGGGCTGGACAAGCTGGACTCCGGTGACGTGCCGGAGTACAACAACATGTTCAACGTCTACGGCGCGGTGGCACAGGGCCGGTTCGGGCTCACCAACGCCGAGGTCCAGAAGGTCTTCCCCCGCCAGAAGTACGCCCCGATGAAGCTGTACGCGTGA
- a CDS encoding ferredoxin reductase family protein, with translation MTYPHTHAAGRRTGTSSRHGGRSAAPVPPQIPDRRGPGGRRLLGVLLLVGLVASVLPWWLGTPAGSLRSTAATVTAAGRITGLIAGYLLLVQVLMMSRLPVLERWIGGEQMARWHRDVGATLLVAVLAHLSLILVGYADLRNQSIIAEVGTLLGDYEDMVSAFVATGIMMLVGFSSVRAIRRALPYELWHALHLSSYLVLLLGFGHQFTHGAQLYKPGPVRTGWIALYLLVVAALLWGRVIAPLAFNLRYKLRVADVVAESPDTISIYLTGERLGRLTMLGGQYFRWRFLTRGCWWQSHPFSVSAAANGRWLRLTVKVVGAHTADLRDLEQGTRVWAQGPSGTFTAAHRVRERALLIAGGSGITPIRAMLEELPPGAALIYRARTPADVLLSRELDWLAQERDTSVWYVIGSRDDPGPRQLISPDGLRQLVPDVARRDVYLCGPPGLVEQSVRALRRAGVPRRQIHLATFEL, from the coding sequence GTGACGTACCCGCACACCCACGCCGCCGGCCGTCGTACCGGGACCTCGTCCCGGCACGGCGGCCGGTCGGCTGCCCCCGTACCCCCGCAGATCCCGGACCGGCGCGGACCCGGCGGCCGACGGCTGCTGGGCGTGCTGCTCCTGGTCGGCCTGGTCGCCAGTGTGCTGCCGTGGTGGTTGGGCACCCCCGCCGGTTCGTTGCGCAGCACCGCGGCCACCGTCACGGCGGCGGGCCGGATCACCGGCCTGATCGCCGGCTACCTGCTGCTGGTGCAGGTGCTGATGATGAGCCGGCTGCCCGTGCTGGAACGCTGGATCGGCGGCGAGCAGATGGCCCGCTGGCACCGCGACGTCGGGGCGACGCTGCTGGTCGCCGTGCTGGCGCACCTGTCGCTGATCCTCGTCGGCTACGCGGACCTGCGGAACCAGTCGATAATCGCCGAGGTCGGCACGCTGCTCGGCGACTACGAGGACATGGTCTCGGCGTTCGTCGCCACCGGCATCATGATGCTGGTCGGCTTCAGCAGTGTCCGGGCGATCCGGCGGGCGTTGCCCTACGAGCTGTGGCACGCGCTGCACCTGTCCAGCTACCTGGTCCTGCTGCTCGGCTTCGGCCACCAGTTCACCCACGGCGCCCAGTTGTACAAGCCCGGTCCGGTGCGTACCGGCTGGATCGCGCTCTACCTGCTGGTGGTCGCCGCCCTGCTCTGGGGGCGGGTGATCGCGCCACTGGCGTTCAACCTGCGGTACAAGCTGCGGGTCGCCGACGTGGTCGCGGAGAGCCCGGACACCATCTCCATCTACCTCACCGGTGAGCGCCTCGGTCGGCTGACGATGCTCGGTGGCCAGTACTTCCGCTGGCGCTTCCTCACCCGAGGTTGCTGGTGGCAGTCGCACCCGTTCTCCGTCTCCGCCGCCGCGAACGGTCGCTGGCTGCGGCTCACCGTCAAGGTCGTCGGCGCGCACACCGCGGACCTGCGCGACCTGGAGCAGGGCACCCGGGTCTGGGCGCAGGGCCCGTCGGGCACCTTCACCGCCGCGCACCGGGTCCGGGAGCGGGCCCTGCTGATCGCCGGCGGCAGCGGCATCACGCCGATCCGGGCCATGTTGGAGGAACTGCCCCCGGGCGCCGCCCTGATCTACCGGGCCCGCACCCCGGCCGACGTGCTGCTCAGCCGGGAGCTGGACTGGCTGGCCCAGGAACGGGACACCTCCGTCTGGTACGTCATCGGCTCCCGCGACGACCCCGGCCCCCGCCAGCTGATCAGCCCGGACGGGTTGCGTCAGCTGGTGCCCGACGTGGCCCGGCGCGACGTCTACCTGTGCGGGCCACCCGGGCTGGTGGAACAGTCGGTGCGCGCGCTGCGCCGTGCCGGTGTGCCCCGGCGGCAGATCCACCTGGCCACGTTCGAGCTGTAG